CACTGTCATGGGTACTGGACGACCTCTGGTACTGGTTCACGGCTTCGGTGCTTCCATTGGACACTGGCGTAAAAATATCCCAGTTTTAGCTGATGCTGGCTACCAGGTATATGCCATAGACCTTTTAGGCTTTGGTGGTTCCGATAAAGCGCTTATTGATTACAGTGTGGAAGTTTGGATGGAACTGCTGAAAGATTTCTGTACAGCACATATACACGAACCTGCTGTATTTATTGGCAACTCCATCGGCGCACTTTTGAGCTTGATTGTACTGGTAGAACATCCAGAAATTGCTGCTGGTGGTATTTTGATTAACTCTGCGGGTGGTTTAAGTCATCGTCCCCACGAATTGAACCCGCCGCTACGGATGGTGATGGCAGCTTTTAATCGGTTTGTGCGATCGCCAATTACAGGTAAATTTGTCTATAACCGCATCCGGCAAAAAGCCCAGATTCGGCGCACTCTCTACCAAGTTTACCGCGATCGTCAAGCCGTCACCGATGAATTAGTTGATTTACTTTATACACCCTCTTGTGACCCAGGAGCGCAACAAGTCTTCGCCTCCATTCTCACAGCCCCTCCTGGTCCAAGTCCAGAGGAACTTTTGCCCAAAGTAGAACGTCCTCTATTAGTAATTTGGGGTGCTGATGATCCCTGGACACCAATTACCGGGGCAAAGATTTACGAAGAGGCGCGTGAGAATGGCAAAGAAATCAAAATAGTCCCCATTCCGAATGCCGGTCATTGTCCGCACGATGAAGTTCCAGATGTTGTCAATGCTCAGATTATCGATTGGCTAACGCAAAATTAGTAATTTTATGCCAAGACGCAAATGCAAAGATATTTTCTGTCCATGCGTCTTGGCCTATGCAGAGTAGAAATGGAGCTAACAATCTGGGTGAGTGGCTCTTAATCTTTCTAATTGCATCTTGACAGAATCAAACTCGTATGGTGTGTAATGGAGCTTGATGTGCGTAATGGACATAAAGAGGTAATTCCCTCAAATCACCATCTAGATTTTTCTCAACAAGGCTATCAAGTTATCAGCGAACTAGGACGCAACCGAGAAGGGGGAAGAATTACTTACTTAGCTAATGTTCTCAATTTTAAGCAACAGGTAGTGATTAAAGAGTTTTGTTTTGCTCGGGCCGATGCTGATTTGTCAGGTGTGAAAGCATATCAGCGCGAAATTGAAATTTTGCAGCAACTCAATCATTCTCGCATCCCTCGCTATATAGATTCTTTTGAAATACCAGGGGCTTTTTATCTGGTACAGGAACATAAAAATGCCCCATCTTTAGGCTTAAAAAACAGCTTTCATCCAGAAGAAATTAAGCAAATTGCTCTGTCAATTTTAGAGCTTTTAGTTTATCTACAAAAGCAAGTTCCGCCAATTATTCATCGGGATATCAAACCAGAAAATATTTTGGTTGATGAGCAACTAAATGCTTATTTAGTTGATTTTGGATTAGCTAGGATACAGGGTGCAAAAATAGCTCTTAGCAGCTTTGTAGCAGGAACCCCAGGTTTTATGCCACCAGAAGAACAGTTTGGTCATTCCTTGACTGAGGCATCAGATTTATATAGTTTGGGAGCAACACTAATTTGCTTACTCACTAATACCCGTTCTGTTGATATTGGAAAATTAATTGATGATAACTACCGCTTTAATTTCCAGCAATTAGTTCCTCAAATCAGTCCGCGTTTTCGGTGGTGGTTAATGACAATGGTGGAACGTAACCGAAACCGTCGCTATGCTAATGCGGCTATTGCTTTAAAAGCACTTGAGCCAATTGAGGTTGTTGGTACTGGCACTGGAATAGATAATTTCATCAGTACAATCAAACCTATAAAACGAGCTACAGTGCTGGGACTAGCTACTGTTATTACACTAGCTGCTATGGGGGCAACTTTGATGAGTTGTCAGCCTGGTAGTGCGGTTAGGCAATTGCTGGAAGCAAGAGAATGTCAAAGCTTGGATTTCAAAGCAAGTTGTCAACAAAAAACCGGGAATTAAGATTAATTAGGTTGCATCTGGCTAAGGATTACAGTCGTTTCCAATTGAATAGACTACACGAGTAGGGGCGCAATATATTGTGCCCCTAAAATTATATGTATTCCACCCTTGTGAAAATTGCTGTCATTTTCACGAGTATTAAAGACTTGTCAACGGAGTTCAAAGGTAGATGAATCCAGTTCAAATACTCGTCAGATGATGGCAAATCGCGCTGTGGATGTAGGCATAACTGAAGCGTTTAAACTCCGCAGTATGGGGTTAGTTCAGTTTCAAGTCAATTAAGTAGTGCCACCGTGTAAATTATATCGTCATATTTTTGCATAGGCGTAGCCCGCCGCAGGCATCGCTTGGGAATTAAAAATTAAAAAAGTACATTAGGAGTGCAATAGGACTTTTATCTGCAATTACCATTTAACAAAAAGGATTAACAATGGTTCAATTTATTCAAGGAAGAGATATAACCTTAGCCCAACTCATCGATCAATTTGGGCTACAACGTGCAGACAACGAACAGTTTTTTTCAGAGTGGCAGCAAGATTTACCTGAGTTGAGTGATTTAGAAAAGCAATCTCTCAACGAAGTCAAGGCAGAATACTTGCATTTATCACGCTACCAAATTTTAGAACCTGTAGTCAAAATGGTGGTGCTATCTCCACTATTGCGTCTAGCAGGTTTTTATCAACCGCCTTTTTATATTGCGTCAGAAGAAGAGGTCAGGATTTCTTCTGAAGATGAAGGCACAATTATTAGAGGATGTATTGATATCTTGGTTTTTCATCCCCCATTTTGGGTTCTCGTTATTGAAGCCAAACGAGCAGAATATTCTTTAGAGGTAGCAATTTCTCAAGCATTAGCTTATATGTTGGCTAATCTTGGTAATGATAAACCTACGTTTGGTTTTGTAACCAATGGTCGAGAATTTCAATTTATTAAGTTGA
The Nostoc punctiforme PCC 73102 genome window above contains:
- a CDS encoding type I restriction endonuclease, with the protein product MVQFIQGRDITLAQLIDQFGLQRADNEQFFSEWQQDLPELSDLEKQSLNEVKAEYLHLSRYQILEPVVKMVVLSPLLRLAGFYQPPFYIASEEEVRISSEDEGTIIRGCIDILVFHPPFWVLVIEAKRAEYSLEVAISQALAYMLANLGNDKPTFGFVTNGREFQFIKLTKEDTPRYALSYTLSLNRGDDLDTVVKVLKRLASLVHNS
- a CDS encoding alpha/beta fold hydrolase; the encoded protein is MTVTTQQLATQDAFEKFFWTWQGYKIQYTVMGTGRPLVLVHGFGASIGHWRKNIPVLADAGYQVYAIDLLGFGGSDKALIDYSVEVWMELLKDFCTAHIHEPAVFIGNSIGALLSLIVLVEHPEIAAGGILINSAGGLSHRPHELNPPLRMVMAAFNRFVRSPITGKFVYNRIRQKAQIRRTLYQVYRDRQAVTDELVDLLYTPSCDPGAQQVFASILTAPPGPSPEELLPKVERPLLVIWGADDPWTPITGAKIYEEARENGKEIKIVPIPNAGHCPHDEVPDVVNAQIIDWLTQN
- a CDS encoding serine/threonine protein kinase; its protein translation is MELDVRNGHKEVIPSNHHLDFSQQGYQVISELGRNREGGRITYLANVLNFKQQVVIKEFCFARADADLSGVKAYQREIEILQQLNHSRIPRYIDSFEIPGAFYLVQEHKNAPSLGLKNSFHPEEIKQIALSILELLVYLQKQVPPIIHRDIKPENILVDEQLNAYLVDFGLARIQGAKIALSSFVAGTPGFMPPEEQFGHSLTEASDLYSLGATLICLLTNTRSVDIGKLIDDNYRFNFQQLVPQISPRFRWWLMTMVERNRNRRYANAAIALKALEPIEVVGTGTGIDNFISTIKPIKRATVLGLATVITLAAMGATLMSCQPGSAVRQLLEARECQSLDFKASCQQKTGN